ACCGTCACGACTGCTAGGAGTTCAAGCAATGAGAACGCGCGACGCTTCGAGGATTGGATCTTCATATTTTCTTGCCCCAGGTTTCTCTTCCTATCGGTGTTGATCTCCTCATGGAAGGTGGCACCTTCAGCGGAGGAAAATTGGATCGCTAAAAAATACCTCTCTACTGGGGTTATGCAGATTCGTTGATTCATCTTTTCACCATCCCGTAGGACTTGTCGGGTTGAGATCACGCTCTATGAGGGCTTTGACGATTGTGACGGGTAGCAGTTCTTGGGGTGGCTGTACTGCTCAGTAAGACTTTGACTCTGCACTTCTAGGAGCTACTTTTTGCTAGGTGTTGCCACAGGGCAACGTCGTTAGAGCGCTGATGCCTCTAAGAAACAAGAAGACTACCATCCTCGACTTGCAACTGTCATGGCAAAGCCCCGCGCTATCGTTTTGCTCATCGAAGAAGAGCCAATCCTTCGCGAAATCACCGCGTTTCGCTTGGAGTTGCTCGGCTTTGAAGTCATCGAACGTGAGAATGCAGCGCAGGCTTCACTGTGGCTCAGTTCGAAGCTCCCTAACCTGGTAGCCGTTGGACAAATGTCTGACGTTGACTCCATAGATTTCGTGAATCGACTTAGCGACGACCAGCGGACGAATCATCTCCCCGTCGTCTATTTATCAGCCAATTCCGACCTAGAAGAGGTCCAGCGAGCCTTCAACGCGGGTGCGGATGAGTACCTGGTGACACCCTACGATCCTGTTGTGCTCGAGAAGAAAGTTGTCGGACTTATCGCCGCTGCTGAAGTTGAAGAGAACTAAACAGGGTCGGGACGAACCGGCTCTCTTCTATCCCCTACATACC
The genomic region above belongs to Lacipirellulaceae bacterium and contains:
- a CDS encoding response regulator codes for the protein MAKPRAIVLLIEEEPILREITAFRLELLGFEVIERENAAQASLWLSSKLPNLVAVGQMSDVDSIDFVNRLSDDQRTNHLPVVYLSANSDLEEVQRAFNAGADEYLVTPYDPVVLEKKVVGLIAAAEVEEN